A window of the Catharus ustulatus isolate bCatUst1 chromosome 23, bCatUst1.pri.v2, whole genome shotgun sequence genome harbors these coding sequences:
- the LOC117006662 gene encoding somatotropin-like produces the protein MPLSSLFANAVLRAQHLHLLAAETYKEFERSYIPEDQRHTNKNSQVASCYSETIPAPTGKEDAQQKSFQDMELLRFSLVLIQSWLTLVQYLSKVFTNNLGFGTSDRVYEKLKDLEEGIQVLMRGLEERSPRGAQLLKLTYEKFELQLRGEDALLKNCGLLSCFKKDLHKVETYLKVMRCRRSGEGSCAL, from the exons ATGCCCCTGTCCAGCCTGTTTGCCAACGCTGTGCTGAGGGCTCAGCACCTTCACCTCCTGGCTGCTGAGACCTACAAGGAGTTT GAACGCAGCTACATCCCAGAGGACCAAAGGCACACCAACAAAAACTCCCAGGTAGCCTCCTGCTACTCGGaaaccatccctgctcccacagggaaGGAGGATGCCCAGCAGAAATCG tttcaGGACATGGAGCTTCTCCGGTTTTCCCTGGTTCTCATCCAGTCCTGGCTGACCCTGGTGCAGTACCTGAGCAAGGTGTTCACAAACAACTTGGGTTTTGGCACCTCAGACAGGGTGTATGAAAAGCTAAAGGACCTGGAAGAAGGGATCCAAGTTCTGATGAGG gggctggaggagcgGAGCCCGCGGGGCGCGCAGCTGCTCAAACTCACCTACGAGAAATTCGAGCTCCAGCTGCGCGGCGAGGACGCGCTGCTCAAGAACTGCGGACTCCTGTCGTGCTTCAAAAAGGACCTGCACAAGGTGGAGACCTACCTGAAGGTGATGAGGTGCCGGCGCTCTGGAGAGGGGAGCTGCGCCCTCTGA